From the Methanofollis sp. genome, the window TGAGCATCTCGCAGACGCGGATATCGACATAGTGACGTTTCGAGGGGTAGACCCCCCGGTGTTCCAGTGCCTGGGCAGGGCAGATCTCATGGCAGGAGAGACAGCCCATGCAGTTCTCGGGACGGACAGGAACACTGGTCCCTCCTTTGAGTTCATAGACCCGCATCGGACAATCCTTCACGCAAAGACCGCATCCGTTGCAGGCCGTTGAATCGACAGTTATCTCTATCACATACACCACCGGATTCAGACGGAGAATGATACAATTCTCCTATCCCACAGTATTAAAATGTATTGAAAATAGTTAGCCTTAAAAAGGGATGAAAATATAAGAAATATGAGTCATGATACTTCCTCTTGTCATCGCATCTCTTGCTGTGGGTGCAACGCTTATGTACGCATCGGTTCTCGATCACCGTGAACGGCGGGTGCCTTTCCGCACCTGGTACCCGATGCTTATAGTGGCAGGGCCCTCTGCTGTAATATTTTACGCAGGCCTCCTCACCGGAGGCCTTGCCGGGACGGCCCTGTACTTCCTCGCGCTCTCCCTGATCTTTGCCGCTGTTTTCTATATCTTCGGCATGCTCCACCTCTTCGGAGGCGCCGATGCCTGGGCCCTGATCTTTCTTTCCCTCTGCATCCCGGCCTTCCCGGTCGAGCCCATGCTCGGAGTCCCGCCCATGGATTTCTTTCCCTTCTCCGTGATCACAGACGCCCTCCTCCTCAACCTCGTCGCGCCCCTCGCCCTCTGCGTGTACAATATCGTCAGGGGGAACAGGGCGCCCTTCCCGTACATGTTCTTCGGCTATCCGGTGGAAGGGAAAGATATCAGGAACCATTTCGGCTTTGTGATGGAGGAGATCACCGAGGAGGACGGAAAGATCTCCCGCCGTTTCCTCAAGATCCGCGAGTCCTTGCGGCGGACTGTGCAGGGCGGTGAGAGGCGGATGTACACGAAAGACCTGCGTGAGCACCCAGAGCGCTACGCACAGGAACTCGCCCAGTACAGGAAGGCGGGCACAGTCTGGATCAGTTATGCCGTCCCCTTCATCATCCCGATCACCGCCGGTTTCGTCACGGCACTTTTTATCGGCGACCTGCTATTTATGATCATAAAGGTACTTGCAGGAGTGTGAGGCGATGGAACTGAACTATGCGGATGGCCTTGTCCCGGTCGTGGTGCAGGACGCGGGGACAAAAGAGGTGCTGATGCTCGCCTGGGCAAACGAGGAGGCAGTGCGGCTGACCGGGGAGACAGGGTATGCCCACTACTGGTCGCGCAGCAGGCAGAAGATCTGGAAGAAGGGGGAAGAGAGCGGGAATGTGCAGGAGGTCGTGGAGGTCAGGGCCGACTGCGACGCGGACGCCCTCCTGTACCTTGTCAGGCAGAGGGGAGCGGCCTGCCATACCGGTCATTATTCCTGTTTTTTTCGGACGATCGATGGGAGGGAGATCGCCGCGCCGCTCTTCGATCCTGCGGATGTATATGCTAATAAAGGATAAAGACACGTAGAATATGGTGAATTTTTTATGAAAATAGTGCCTGATACAAGTGTCGTCATAGACGGCCGCATCACCCAGATGATAAAAACCGGCGAATATACGGGATCGACAATAATCATTCCGGAAGCAGTCGTTGCAGAACTTGAGGCCCAGGCGAACCAGGGCCGCGAGATCGGTTTCTCCGGACTGACAGAACTGCAGAACCTCTCCAGGATGGCGGGCGAGGGGACTATAGAACTCCGATATGTCGGGGAACGCCCGAGCCTCAGCCAGGTCAAACTCGCAAGCGGCGGCGAGATCGACGCCCTGATCAGGAACGTCGCCATCGAATATGATGCCAGGTTCGTCACCAGCGATGTCGTCCAGTCAGAGGTCGCAAAGGCAAAGGGGATCGACGTCATGTACCTGAAGCCCCAGGTCGGGGAGTGCACCCCGCTCATGCTCGACCAGTACTTCGACGAGGAGACGATCGCCGTCCATCTTAAGGAGCGCGTCCCGCCGATGGCAAGAAAAGGGACGATGAAGGACCTGCGTCTGGTCCAGCTCCGCGACAGCCCGATGAACGAGTACGAACTCCGCACCATGGCACAGGAGGTG encodes:
- a CDS encoding A24 family peptidase C-terminal domain-containing protein → MILPLVIASLAVGATLMYASVLDHRERRVPFRTWYPMLIVAGPSAVIFYAGLLTGGLAGTALYFLALSLIFAAVFYIFGMLHLFGGADAWALIFLSLCIPAFPVEPMLGVPPMDFFPFSVITDALLLNLVAPLALCVYNIVRGNRAPFPYMFFGYPVEGKDIRNHFGFVMEEITEEDGKISRRFLKIRESLRRTVQGGERRMYTKDLREHPERYAQELAQYRKAGTVWISYAVPFIIPITAGFVTALFIGDLLFMIIKVLAGV
- the hisI gene encoding phosphoribosyl-AMP cyclohydrolase encodes the protein MELNYADGLVPVVVQDAGTKEVLMLAWANEEAVRLTGETGYAHYWSRSRQKIWKKGEESGNVQEVVEVRADCDADALLYLVRQRGAACHTGHYSCFFRTIDGREIAAPLFDPADVYANKG
- a CDS encoding 4Fe-4S binding protein; the protein is MIEITVDSTACNGCGLCVKDCPMRVYELKGGTSVPVRPENCMGCLSCHEICPAQALEHRGVYPSKRHYVDIRVCEMLNRVI